A single genomic interval of Bradyrhizobium sp. AZCC 1693 harbors:
- a CDS encoding AraC family transcriptional regulator, with translation MSKALAVFHGRFGRATVYQLNRPFNMHAHREGHLIFHVGGTPARIDVCDERWLLAEDSIVAVNPWEPHNFVPTDMENGAIFFVLYVNAEWFAPDAARAHSLRFGRTCFKRTATLDRHIRRSAALVCGAPSLSSLDCELRQLIDSCYDESWQMSEPVQETRTTAAVTDFRVRKSIKLMSESPGAEIELDSIARASGLSRPHFYRLFRTQTGVTPNLYLNTLIMEQALDALVATEVPIADIGFDLGFSSQSGFTRFFAANVGMAPTEYRRAAKVLRP, from the coding sequence ATGAGCAAGGCTCTGGCCGTCTTCCACGGCCGGTTCGGTCGCGCGACGGTCTATCAGTTGAACCGCCCCTTCAACATGCATGCGCATCGCGAAGGGCATCTGATTTTTCACGTCGGTGGAACGCCCGCTCGCATCGACGTCTGCGATGAGCGATGGCTCCTCGCAGAAGACTCCATTGTTGCCGTCAACCCCTGGGAACCACACAATTTTGTCCCGACGGATATGGAGAACGGCGCGATCTTCTTCGTCCTTTACGTCAACGCCGAATGGTTCGCCCCAGATGCGGCCCGCGCCCACAGCCTGCGGTTCGGCCGCACCTGCTTCAAGCGCACGGCTACCCTCGACAGGCATATTCGCCGATCCGCGGCGCTGGTTTGCGGCGCACCTTCGTTAAGCAGTCTTGATTGCGAACTGAGGCAGTTGATCGACAGTTGCTATGACGAGAGCTGGCAGATGTCCGAGCCGGTCCAGGAGACGCGCACCACGGCCGCCGTCACCGACTTCCGCGTCCGCAAATCCATCAAACTGATGTCCGAAAGCCCGGGCGCCGAAATCGAACTGGATTCGATCGCACGGGCCTCCGGGCTGTCGCGTCCGCACTTCTACCGGCTGTTCCGCACCCAGACCGGCGTCACCCCGAACCTCTATCTCAATACACTGATCATGGAACAGGCGCTCGACGCGCTGGTCGCGACCGAAGTGCCGATCGCTGATATCGGCTTCGATCTCGGCTTCTCCTCCCAGAGCGGTTTCACCCGCTTCTTCGCCGCCAATGTCGGAATGGCGCCGACCGAATACCGCCGCGCCGCCAAAGTCTTACGCCCCTGA
- a CDS encoding branched-chain amino acid ABC transporter permease has translation MTRFIERHPAWALILLIAVAVMLWLILAVWPPGLEEAIGRKRVFLNAVFNGITLGSLYFLVASGFTLIFGLMRNVNLAHGSLYLFGGYVGYAISVWTGSWVLGFIIAFIGVALVGIVLQIVVFRRMEGQDLRQTMVTIGLSIVFADLMLWVFGGDFYQIQTPSWLVGPIELPLVTAVKSSGEAVYLRYPLVRLVILVAAIVIGIAMWLALNRTRVGMMVRAGVDDRDMLAATGVPIQLVFVVVFALGAGLAGIAGVVGGTFQSISPGEDTRFLLASLVVVIVGGMGSIPGAALGAVIIGLAEQLGSVYIPTYAIVVTFLIMVLVLALRPQGLLARR, from the coding sequence GTGACAAGATTCATCGAACGCCATCCGGCATGGGCGCTGATCCTGCTGATCGCGGTCGCGGTGATGCTGTGGCTGATCCTTGCCGTGTGGCCACCCGGCCTCGAAGAGGCGATCGGCAGGAAGCGGGTCTTTCTCAACGCCGTCTTCAACGGCATCACGCTCGGCAGCCTCTACTTCCTGGTGGCCAGCGGCTTCACCCTGATTTTCGGCCTGATGCGCAACGTCAACCTGGCGCATGGCTCGCTCTATCTGTTCGGCGGCTATGTCGGCTACGCCATCAGCGTCTGGACCGGCTCATGGGTGCTCGGCTTCATCATCGCGTTTATCGGCGTGGCGCTGGTCGGCATCGTCCTGCAGATCGTGGTCTTCCGCCGCATGGAGGGGCAGGATTTGCGCCAGACCATGGTCACGATCGGGCTCTCGATCGTGTTTGCGGACCTGATGCTGTGGGTTTTCGGCGGCGATTTCTATCAGATCCAGACCCCGAGCTGGCTGGTCGGTCCGATCGAATTGCCGCTGGTCACCGCGGTCAAATCGTCGGGGGAAGCGGTCTACCTTCGCTATCCGCTGGTGCGGCTGGTGATCCTCGTCGCGGCGATCGTGATCGGGATCGCGATGTGGCTGGCGCTCAATCGGACCCGCGTCGGCATGATGGTGCGCGCCGGCGTCGATGACCGCGACATGCTCGCCGCAACCGGCGTGCCGATCCAGCTCGTCTTCGTTGTCGTGTTCGCGCTCGGCGCAGGGCTTGCCGGCATCGCGGGCGTCGTCGGCGGAACCTTTCAGTCGATTTCGCCGGGTGAAGATACCCGCTTTCTGCTGGCTTCCCTCGTCGTCGTCATCGTCGGCGGCATGGGATCGATCCCCGGCGCGGCGCTGGGCGCCGTCATCATCGGCCTCGCCGAGCAGCTTGGCTCCGTCTACATCCCGACCTACGCGATCGTGGTGACCTTCCTCATCATGGTGCTGGTGCTGGCGCTGCGGCCGCAGGGCCTTCTGGCGAGGCGCTGA